In the genome of Hugenholtzia roseola DSM 9546, one region contains:
- the atpE gene encoding ATP synthase F0 subunit C — protein MAIFMELSGTLNAIGGGLGAGLAVLGAGIGIGQVGGRAMEAMARQPEKLGQIQTAMIIAAALIEGAALFAIVVGFLIGQGN, from the coding sequence ATGGCTATCTTCATGGAACTTTCTGGCACACTCAACGCAATTGGCGGTGGTCTTGGTGCTGGTTTGGCGGTACTTGGTGCAGGTATTGGTATTGGTCAGGTAGGCGGTCGCGCTATGGAAGCGATGGCACGTCAGCCTGAAAAATTAGGACAAATCCAAACTGCTATGATTATCGCAGCCGCTCTTATTGAAGGTGCAGCTCTCTTTGCTATCGTAGTTGGTTTCTTGATTGGTCAGGGCAACTAA
- a CDS encoding N-6 DNA methylase yields the protein MEMKTTDLQSAINNIYNHLYGNSETRTPQGISIEVGKILHTAMYLEEQAKNGAAFEFSPKNIKDLRENANNCADIFAENLRKKFASMNSAWNFYELSDEIKLNNFDLAYTCSQLNYIKVSDTKRDVFGDTVEIIRGQWAKQIGGQFFTDSLVTKLAMYLLNFNPLNGDDLVDICAGTGGFLLSGLNHIREILEKQNIENVELELVKLAKNSLKGQEIDKEVCAVANATLTARLGKNDLPFVLNGDSLNFNNENLLGIGFDKHLCVASNPPFGTKITIKDYKVLKNFELAKSHSKNDFLFNEKLSFRSPDTLFVEQNVKLLKKGEGRLAIILPYQILSGPQTAFIRNWLLKNTIIQAVIDLPSETFQPHTGTKTCLLLAQRRKEVLENIENIEDYPVFMAIPKYIGHDRRGKTVYKKLPNGKNSNEVLTDFPELQKAFELYKSGENPTEKYENSYVISSKRIIKNDLLQLNAQFYKPSKFNSKIVVNEKWNFVKIEDVTENIFFPTRFKRNYVDYFKGAIPFFGGSDILQLISETGKWLSPDNPNIKDLTVRKDWILITRSGSTGIVSIVPEAWEGMAMSEHIIRIIPKTELINPYYLLGFLRSNYCKEILGKGIFGSVIDEIEPNFIGKIEIPIPNNKTEIQSIIAQIELAEKARNEAILNTQTGLSELNLLFEKHFT from the coding sequence ATGGAAATGAAGACGACAGACTTGCAGAGCGCAATCAACAATATATACAATCATTTATACGGTAATTCAGAAACTCGTACCCCGCAAGGAATTAGTATTGAAGTGGGTAAGATTTTGCATACCGCTATGTATTTGGAAGAGCAAGCAAAAAATGGGGCTGCCTTTGAATTTAGCCCAAAAAATATAAAGGATTTGAGAGAAAACGCCAATAATTGTGCTGATATTTTTGCAGAGAACCTACGCAAAAAATTTGCGTCTATGAACTCTGCTTGGAATTTCTACGAACTTTCAGATGAAATAAAGTTAAATAATTTTGATTTGGCTTACACTTGTTCGCAACTCAACTACATCAAAGTTTCAGATACCAAAAGAGATGTATTTGGTGATACGGTAGAGATTATTCGTGGGCAATGGGCAAAACAAATAGGCGGGCAATTTTTTACAGATAGTTTAGTTACAAAACTGGCTATGTACCTTTTAAATTTCAACCCTTTAAATGGTGATGATTTAGTAGATATTTGTGCTGGTACAGGTGGTTTTTTACTATCAGGATTAAACCACATTAGAGAAATTTTAGAAAAGCAAAATATAGAAAATGTAGAATTAGAGTTGGTCAAACTTGCAAAAAATAGTTTAAAAGGACAAGAAATAGATAAAGAAGTTTGTGCGGTGGCTAATGCTACTCTAACTGCTCGATTAGGTAAAAACGATTTGCCTTTTGTATTAAATGGTGACTCGTTAAATTTCAACAATGAAAATTTATTAGGTATTGGTTTTGATAAACATTTGTGCGTCGCATCAAACCCGCCCTTTGGCACTAAAATCACGATTAAAGATTATAAAGTTTTAAAAAATTTTGAATTAGCAAAAAGTCATTCAAAAAATGATTTCTTGTTTAATGAAAAACTTAGTTTTCGTTCTCCTGATACACTATTTGTTGAACAAAATGTAAAGTTATTAAAAAAAGGTGAAGGTCGTTTGGCAATTATTTTACCTTATCAAATACTTTCGGGACCCCAAACTGCATTTATTAGAAATTGGTTGTTAAAAAATACGATTATTCAGGCAGTTATAGATTTGCCAAGCGAAACTTTCCAGCCACACACAGGCACAAAAACCTGCTTGTTGCTTGCACAACGTAGAAAAGAAGTTTTGGAAAATATAGAAAATATAGAAGATTACCCTGTTTTTATGGCAATTCCTAAGTATATTGGACACGATAGACGAGGTAAAACTGTTTATAAAAAATTGCCAAATGGTAAAAATTCAAATGAAGTTTTAACAGATTTTCCAGAATTGCAAAAGGCTTTTGAACTTTACAAAAGTGGCGAAAATCCAACTGAAAAATATGAAAATTCATACGTTATTTCTTCAAAAAGAATTATAAAAAATGACTTACTACAATTAAATGCCCAATTTTACAAGCCAAGTAAATTTAACAGCAAAATTGTTGTTAATGAAAAATGGAATTTTGTAAAAATTGAAGACGTTACAGAAAATATATTTTTTCCCACTCGCTTTAAACGAAACTATGTAGATTACTTTAAAGGTGCAATACCCTTTTTTGGTGGTTCTGATATTTTACAATTAATTTCAGAAACAGGCAAATGGTTAAGCCCAGATAACCCAAATATAAAAGACTTAACGGTAAGAAAAGATTGGATTTTGATAACTCGTAGTGGCTCAACGGGCATTGTTTCCATTGTACCAGAGGCTTGGGAAGGAATGGCAATGTCTGAACACATTATTAGAATAATACCCAAAACAGAGCTTATCAATCCGTATTATTTGTTAGGGTTTCTACGTTCAAATTATTGTAAAGAAATTTTGGGTAAAGGAATTTTCGGTTCTGTTATTGACGAAATAGAGCCTAATTTTATTGGAAAAATAGAAATTCCTATACCCAATAACAAAACCGAAATTCAATCTATTATTGCTCAAATAGAACTTGCTGAAAAGGCACGAAATGAGGCTATTTTAAATACACAAACGGGATTATCGGAACTAAATTTACTATTTGAAAAACATTTTACTTAA
- the atpA gene encoding F0F1 ATP synthase subunit alpha yields MAQVRPDEVSAILREQLSSFKTEAELEEVGTVLQVGDGVARIYGLTNARAGELLEFTHDVTGLVLNLEEDNVGAVLFGDYTTIKEGDTVKRTGRIASIKVGDGVVGRVVDTLGQPIDGKGAISGQLYEMPIERKAPGVIFREPVKEPLQTGLKAIDAMVPIGRGQRELIIGDRQTGKTTVAIDTIINQKEFYEAGNPVYCIYVAIGQKASTVAGIVSTLERYGAMKYTTIVAAPASSPAPMQFYAPFAGAAIGEYFRDTGRPALVIYDDLSKQAVSYREVSLLLRRPPGREAYPGDVFYLHSRLLERAAKVINSDELAAKMNDLPESLKPVVKGGGSLTALPIIETQAGDVSAYIPTNVISITDGQIFLETNLFNSGIRPAINVGISVSRVGGSAQIKPMKKVAGTLKLDQAQFRELEAFSKFGSDLDAATKLVIERGRRNTEILKQKQYSPVEVEKQVAIIYVSTNGFIDTVPVEKVKAFEEAYLSELSRNQADTLAQIRNQKWDDNIMATLKKVALDVAKGFSK; encoded by the coding sequence ATGGCACAAGTAAGACCTGACGAAGTTTCAGCGATATTACGCGAACAGCTCTCGAGCTTCAAGACCGAAGCCGAACTCGAAGAAGTAGGCACGGTGTTGCAAGTTGGCGACGGCGTGGCACGCATCTACGGACTCACTAATGCTCGCGCAGGCGAACTTTTAGAATTTACCCATGATGTTACAGGCTTGGTACTCAACCTCGAGGAAGACAACGTTGGGGCGGTACTTTTCGGCGATTACACCACTATCAAAGAAGGCGATACCGTAAAACGCACAGGACGTATCGCTTCTATCAAGGTAGGCGACGGCGTGGTAGGGCGCGTGGTGGATACCTTAGGACAGCCCATCGACGGCAAAGGAGCTATTTCAGGGCAACTCTATGAAATGCCCATCGAGCGCAAAGCACCGGGCGTAATTTTCCGCGAACCTGTAAAAGAGCCTTTGCAGACAGGTCTGAAAGCGATTGATGCCATGGTGCCAATCGGCAGAGGACAGCGCGAACTTATTATCGGCGACCGCCAAACAGGAAAAACTACGGTTGCGATAGATACCATTATCAATCAGAAAGAATTTTACGAAGCAGGCAATCCTGTTTATTGTATCTATGTTGCTATCGGTCAGAAGGCATCTACGGTAGCAGGTATCGTTTCTACCTTAGAACGCTATGGTGCGATGAAATACACCACGATTGTAGCTGCGCCTGCCTCTTCGCCTGCCCCTATGCAATTTTACGCGCCTTTTGCAGGTGCGGCTATTGGCGAATACTTCCGCGACACAGGTCGTCCTGCCTTAGTAATTTATGATGACCTTTCAAAACAAGCCGTTTCCTATCGCGAAGTGTCTTTGCTTTTGCGCCGTCCTCCCGGTCGTGAAGCCTATCCTGGGGACGTATTCTACCTACACTCACGCCTTTTAGAGCGTGCAGCAAAGGTTATCAATTCTGACGAATTGGCGGCAAAGATGAACGATTTGCCCGAATCTTTGAAGCCTGTCGTAAAAGGGGGTGGCTCGCTTACTGCCCTTCCTATTATCGAAACACAAGCAGGCGACGTTTCGGCTTATATCCCTACCAACGTAATTTCTATTACCGACGGACAGATATTTTTGGAAACCAACCTCTTCAACTCTGGTATTCGCCCTGCCATCAACGTAGGTATTTCGGTATCGCGTGTAGGGGGTTCGGCACAAATCAAGCCTATGAAGAAGGTAGCGGGTACGCTCAAATTAGACCAAGCACAGTTTCGCGAGTTGGAAGCCTTCTCAAAATTCGGCTCTGACCTTGATGCAGCAACTAAACTTGTCATTGAGCGCGGTCGTAGGAACACTGAAATTTTGAAGCAAAAGCAATATTCGCCTGTGGAGGTAGAAAAGCAAGTAGCGATTATCTATGTTTCTACAAATGGCTTTATCGATACTGTTCCTGTGGAAAAGGTGAAAGCCTTTGAAGAAGCCTATTTGAGCGAATTAAGCCGCAATCAGGCAGATACACTTGCACAAATCCGCAACCAAAAATGGGACGATAACATTATGGCTACACTCAAAAAAGTAGCCCTTGATGTTGCCAAAGGATTTAGCAAATAA
- the atpB gene encoding F0F1 ATP synthase subunit A: MKKLATLLILSLLVGFTLPAFAGGGTDGKKFNVAEMINHHILDAHEWHLISTTDETTGKEHHYSIPLPIILWTNEGLVVFSSSEFHHSPVVSKGNSHYILDHEHIYLADAQGKKLEGVSQPLDFSITKNVASMLISVVILLLIFFNVKSAYAKRASQAPKGLQSLLEPLILFIRDEIALPNIGHHYYKKYLPYLLTLFFFIWVNNLLGLVPTGANLTGNIAFTMVMASLTLLLTVFSGNKSYWGHIFATPGVPKPLLIIMIPVEVIGIFTKPFALMIRLFANITAGHTIILSLVGLVFIFQNMFLGVPVTLFVLAMNCLELFVALLQAYIFTLLTALFIGQAVAEDHH; encoded by the coding sequence GTGAAAAAACTCGCTACTCTCCTGATTCTAAGCCTTTTAGTAGGCTTTACCCTTCCTGCCTTCGCTGGCGGTGGTACTGATGGTAAAAAATTCAATGTGGCTGAAATGATAAACCACCACATCTTAGATGCACACGAATGGCATCTAATCTCTACTACCGACGAAACGACGGGTAAAGAGCATCATTACAGTATTCCGCTGCCGATTATCCTTTGGACAAACGAAGGACTTGTCGTTTTCTCATCGAGCGAATTTCACCATAGCCCCGTTGTGAGCAAGGGCAATAGCCACTATATCCTCGACCACGAACATATTTATTTAGCCGACGCACAAGGCAAGAAGTTGGAAGGCGTTTCTCAACCCTTAGACTTTTCTATCACCAAAAATGTAGCCTCGATGCTTATTAGTGTGGTGATTTTGCTTCTTATATTTTTTAATGTCAAATCGGCATACGCCAAACGCGCAAGCCAAGCCCCCAAAGGCTTACAGTCGCTTTTAGAACCCCTTATCCTTTTCATTCGCGACGAAATTGCGCTGCCCAATATCGGTCATCATTACTACAAAAAGTATCTGCCTTATCTGCTTACCCTCTTTTTCTTTATTTGGGTCAATAACCTTTTGGGCTTAGTTCCCACAGGCGCAAACCTAACGGGTAACATTGCCTTTACAATGGTTATGGCTTCGCTTACCCTGCTTCTCACCGTTTTTTCAGGCAACAAGAGCTATTGGGGACACATCTTTGCCACTCCCGGCGTACCTAAGCCTTTGCTTATCATTATGATTCCTGTCGAAGTAATCGGTATCTTTACAAAGCCTTTCGCCCTTATGATTCGTCTTTTTGCCAACATTACGGCAGGACACACTATCATTTTGAGCTTAGTAGGCTTGGTCTTTATTTTCCAAAATATGTTCTTAGGTGTTCCCGTTACGCTTTTCGTATTGGCGATGAATTGCTTAGAACTTTTTGTAGCACTTTTACAAGCCTACATCTTCACCTTGCTTACGGCACTCTTTATCGGACAAGCCGTTGCGGAAGACCATCATTAA
- the atpF gene encoding F0F1 ATP synthase subunit B: MQLLQLPAIVTPGIGLVFWTALVFVLLVIVLGKFVWPAILGAVEAREKSIEEALAAAEIARQAKSDLEKEIEKIKQEGRTEREKLLKEARETATALTEEARQKATVEYNRIVEDAKAEIERQKQQALGEVKSKVAEISLEIAEKLIRKQLSNDASQQELVKSYLKETPLN, encoded by the coding sequence ATGCAATTACTGCAACTACCTGCTATCGTAACTCCCGGCATAGGGCTTGTCTTCTGGACGGCACTTGTTTTCGTGCTTTTAGTAATCGTTTTGGGCAAGTTCGTTTGGCCTGCCATTTTGGGCGCAGTAGAAGCGCGTGAAAAGTCTATCGAGGAAGCCTTAGCCGCTGCCGAGATTGCACGCCAAGCCAAATCTGATTTGGAAAAAGAAATTGAAAAAATTAAACAAGAAGGACGCACCGAGCGCGAAAAACTCCTCAAAGAGGCACGCGAAACGGCTACTGCCCTGACCGAAGAAGCACGTCAGAAAGCGACGGTAGAGTACAATCGCATTGTAGAAGACGCAAAAGCAGAAATCGAGCGTCAGAAACAGCAAGCCTTAGGCGAAGTAAAAAGCAAAGTAGCAGAAATCTCTTTGGAAATTGCTGAAAAGCTCATTCGCAAGCAGCTCTCTAACGACGCTTCACAGCAAGAGTTGGTGAAAAGCTACCTCAAAGAAACGCCGTTAAACTAA
- a CDS encoding Uma2 family endonuclease — translation MQTFLLQIEEATQILLFQLLAQELGIEMKACPDDKNDTENLTNHLTKNNIEEKSQEKNTALESEKIPFHSLYYPIQTAYRYEDLLAIVAQFPEDKLWTFSDLQDETIFPETTIKKQLLDNQLYFMPNPSTLHQKILKKTSTYLNTFVNEKDLGDVYVAPVSVKIDENNALEPDIIFISISKKASIGMQAITVAPDLVVEVISPANYKKLREEKKARYADFGVQEYWEIYPQKKYLKIETLVQDPLSQSSHYQIFSEAEQNGIVRSKVLEGFSLDIEKIFR, via the coding sequence ATGCAAACTTTTCTGCTCCAAATAGAAGAAGCGACACAAATTCTGCTCTTTCAGCTGCTTGCCCAAGAGTTGGGTATAGAAATGAAAGCCTGCCCTGATGACAAAAATGATACAGAAAATCTTACAAATCATCTTACAAAAAATAACATAGAAGAAAAATCGCAAGAAAAAAATACCGCTCTCGAATCCGAAAAAATACCTTTTCATAGCCTTTACTATCCCATTCAAACAGCGTATCGATACGAAGATTTGCTCGCCATTGTCGCACAATTTCCCGAAGATAAGCTCTGGACTTTTAGCGATTTGCAAGACGAAACCATCTTTCCCGAAACCACTATCAAAAAACAACTCCTTGATAATCAACTCTATTTTATGCCAAACCCAAGCACGCTGCACCAAAAAATACTAAAAAAGACATCGACCTATCTAAACACTTTTGTAAATGAAAAAGATTTAGGCGATGTCTATGTTGCGCCAGTAAGTGTGAAAATAGATGAAAATAATGCCTTAGAACCTGATATTATTTTTATTTCAATTTCTAAAAAAGCAAGCATTGGCATGCAAGCCATTACGGTAGCACCCGATTTAGTCGTGGAAGTAATTTCACCCGCCAACTACAAAAAATTAAGAGAAGAAAAAAAGGCGCGGTATGCCGATTTTGGCGTGCAGGAATATTGGGAAATTTATCCACAAAAAAAATACCTAAAAATAGAAACCTTAGTGCAAGACCCACTTTCGCAAAGTAGCCACTACCAAATTTTTTCAGAAGCCGAACAAAATGGAATCGTGCGCTCGAAAGTCTTGGAAGGTTTTAGTTTGGATATAGAAAAAATTTTTAGATAA
- a CDS encoding peroxiredoxin, which produces MALSVGDLAPDFVLPSTSGTDFHLHEQAKGAPSILYFYPKDFTAVCTEQACAFRDYFDFFKKLDVKVLGINKDDMPTHLRFQKEHALPFELLTDAEGKVCKSYDSLIPLVGVVSRNTFILDKNLKIAAIYKNLFANGKEIRNLIEKLKDEPALR; this is translated from the coding sequence ATGGCACTTTCCGTAGGTGATTTAGCACCCGATTTTGTTTTGCCCTCTACCAGCGGCACAGATTTCCACCTGCACGAGCAGGCAAAAGGTGCGCCTTCTATTTTGTATTTCTATCCGAAAGACTTTACGGCAGTTTGCACCGAACAAGCCTGCGCTTTTCGCGACTACTTTGATTTCTTTAAAAAATTAGATGTCAAAGTATTGGGTATCAATAAAGACGATATGCCTACTCATTTGCGCTTTCAGAAAGAACACGCGCTGCCCTTTGAACTGCTCACAGACGCAGAGGGCAAAGTCTGCAAAAGCTATGACTCACTGATTCCCTTAGTAGGCGTAGTGAGTAGGAATACTTTTATTTTGGACAAAAATCTTAAAATTGCGGCTATCTATAAAAACCTTTTCGCCAACGGAAAGGAAATTCGCAATCTGATAGAAAAGCTCAAAGACGAACCCGCTTTGCGCTAA
- the atpG gene encoding ATP synthase F1 subunit gamma: MPSLKEVRNRISSVKSTQQITKAMKMVAAAKLRRAQNKIVQMRPYAQKLTQILQNVTSSLVGDDFNNAYSQARTPEKILLVVITSDKGLCGAFNTNVTRAVNLLLNDTYRSQHAKGNVTLLCVGKKGYEYFKRRNVPLISDYSTILTAKDLGFGDVLPAAEFAMKGFLDKKYDKVVLVYNEFKNAATQILQTETLLPIQIVKEDAPAASQTSKSKDKQLQSDYVFEPNKEEILESLIPQTLKIQFYKSVLESNASEQGSRMTAMDKATENAGELLKELKLSYNRARQANITKEILEIVGGAEALGK; this comes from the coding sequence ATGCCAAGTTTAAAAGAAGTCCGCAATAGAATTTCCTCTGTTAAATCTACGCAGCAAATCACCAAGGCGATGAAAATGGTGGCGGCTGCCAAGTTGCGTCGCGCTCAAAACAAAATTGTGCAGATGCGCCCATACGCACAGAAGCTCACTCAAATTTTGCAGAATGTAACCTCTTCCTTGGTGGGTGATGATTTCAACAATGCTTATAGCCAAGCACGCACACCCGAAAAGATACTCTTAGTGGTCATTACCTCTGACAAAGGGCTTTGCGGTGCTTTCAACACAAATGTAACAAGAGCCGTAAATCTGCTTCTCAACGATACCTATCGAAGCCAACACGCCAAAGGAAATGTAACCCTGCTTTGTGTCGGCAAAAAGGGATACGAGTATTTCAAGCGTCGGAATGTGCCACTTATTAGTGATTATAGCACCATTCTGACTGCCAAAGACTTAGGTTTTGGCGATGTACTTCCTGCGGCAGAATTTGCGATGAAGGGCTTTTTAGACAAAAAATACGACAAGGTAGTATTGGTATATAACGAATTTAAGAACGCTGCGACCCAGATTCTCCAAACCGAAACGCTCCTTCCCATTCAAATTGTGAAAGAGGACGCGCCTGCGGCTTCGCAAACGTCTAAGTCGAAAGACAAACAACTACAATCTGACTACGTCTTCGAACCCAACAAAGAGGAGATTTTGGAAAGTCTTATTCCACAGACGCTCAAAATACAATTCTACAAGAGTGTCTTAGAATCTAACGCCTCCGAACAAGGTTCGCGCATGACGGCAATGGACAAGGCTACCGAAAATGCAGGTGAGCTATTGAAGGAACTCAAACTTTCCTACAATAGAGCGCGTCAGGCAAATATCACCAAAGAGATTTTAGAAATTGTAGGGGGTGCAGAAGCCTTAGGGAAATAA
- the atpH gene encoding ATP synthase F1 subunit delta, whose amino-acid sequence MSDVRVASRYAKSIFDLALERGELEAVAESMAEIAATIKQNRDLDKMLKSPIINSGKKLNVLKAIFTQSSALLTTFFEILTRKGREGALGEVAQQFRNLYNQHKSISIAQVITAAPLDETLREAFKERVKQISGKAAVELHEKIDPTLIGGYVLSVAGKQVDDSIKTRLQELRKKLYTHN is encoded by the coding sequence ATGTCTGACGTAAGAGTTGCTTCCCGCTATGCCAAATCCATCTTCGACCTTGCCCTTGAGCGCGGTGAATTAGAAGCCGTTGCTGAAAGCATGGCAGAGATTGCGGCTACCATCAAACAGAATCGCGATTTAGATAAGATGCTCAAAAGCCCCATTATCAATAGTGGCAAAAAGCTCAACGTTCTAAAAGCCATCTTCACGCAGAGCAGTGCGCTACTGACGACTTTCTTCGAAATCCTCACTCGCAAAGGCAGAGAGGGTGCTTTGGGTGAAGTAGCCCAACAGTTTCGCAACCTCTACAATCAGCACAAGAGCATCTCTATCGCACAAGTTATTACGGCTGCCCCCCTCGATGAAACCCTACGCGAAGCCTTCAAGGAACGTGTTAAGCAAATTTCGGGCAAGGCAGCGGTAGAATTACACGAAAAAATAGACCCTACCCTTATCGGCGGCTACGTATTGAGCGTGGCAGGAAAGCAGGTAGATGATTCTATCAAAACGCGCTTGCAGGAGTTGAGAAAGAAACTTTATACACACAACTAA
- the surE gene encoding 5'/3'-nucleotidase SurE: MSETALSKRPTILVSNDDGITAKGIRTLVEIMSELGRVVVVAPDSPQSGMGHAITIHSPLKVRRSSIFEGIEAYEVSGTPADCVKLAKFHLFPDQTPDLVVSGINHGSNTSISVLYSGTMSAAIEGAIEGLPSIGYSLCNYSDEADFSHVRSHVKFIAQQVLEKGLAKFTALNVNFPAQRENQPIKGVRICRQARAKWQEKFDERTDPYGRKYLWLAGDFVNHDRGEDTDEWAIANNYTSVVPCSFDMTAHHLIGRINDEWDLEKAPLF; the protein is encoded by the coding sequence ATGTCAGAAACTGCTCTGTCTAAACGTCCTACGATTTTGGTTTCGAACGATGATGGCATTACTGCCAAAGGGATTCGCACCTTAGTAGAAATTATGTCTGAATTGGGTCGGGTAGTGGTGGTAGCCCCCGATAGTCCGCAATCAGGCATGGGACACGCCATTACGATACATTCGCCGCTAAAAGTTCGCCGCTCTTCTATTTTTGAAGGCATAGAGGCATACGAGGTTTCGGGAACGCCTGCCGATTGTGTCAAGTTGGCGAAATTTCATCTTTTCCCCGACCAAACGCCTGACTTGGTAGTTAGTGGCATCAATCATGGTAGCAACACTTCCATCAGCGTGCTGTATTCGGGTACGATGTCGGCGGCGATAGAAGGGGCGATAGAAGGCTTGCCCTCGATTGGTTATTCTTTGTGCAATTATAGCGACGAGGCAGATTTTAGCCATGTGCGCTCGCATGTAAAATTCATTGCCCAGCAGGTTTTGGAAAAAGGGTTAGCCAAATTTACCGCCCTCAATGTCAATTTCCCTGCCCAAAGGGAAAATCAGCCCATCAAAGGAGTTCGCATTTGCCGCCAAGCGCGTGCCAAGTGGCAGGAAAAATTTGACGAGCGCACCGACCCTTACGGCAGAAAATATCTCTGGTTAGCAGGCGATTTTGTCAATCACGACCGCGGCGAGGATACTGATGAATGGGCGATAGCCAACAATTACACCTCCGTAGTACCCTGTTCGTTTGATATGACGGCACACCACCTTATCGGACGCATCAACGACGAATGGGATTTAGAAAAAGCTCCTCTCTTTTAA
- a CDS encoding Uma2 family endonuclease, whose translation MQTFLLQIEEATQILLFQMLAQELGIEMKACPDDKNDTENLTNYLTKNNIEEKSQEKNTALESEKMPFHSLYYPIQTTYRYEDLLAIVAQFPEDKLWTFSDLQDETIFPETTIKKQLLDNQLYFMPNPSTLHQKILNLTSTYLTLFVSENDLGDVYVAPVSVKIDENNALEPDIIFISISKKASIGMQAITVAPDLVVEVISPANYKKLREEKKARYADFGVQEYWEIYPQKKYLKIETLVQDPLSQSSHYQIFSEAEQNGIVRSKVLEGFSLDIEKIFR comes from the coding sequence ATGCAAACTTTTCTGCTCCAAATAGAAGAAGCGACACAAATTCTGCTCTTTCAGATGCTTGCCCAAGAGTTGGGTATAGAAATGAAAGCCTGTCCTGATGACAAAAATGATACAGAAAATCTTACAAATTATCTTACAAAAAATAACATAGAAGAAAAATCGCAAGAAAAAAATACCGCTCTCGAATCCGAAAAAATGCCTTTTCATAGCCTTTACTATCCCATTCAAACGACTTATCGATACGAAGATTTGCTCGCCATTGTCGCACAATTTCCCGAAGATAAGCTCTGGACTTTTAGCGATTTGCAAGACGAAACCATCTTTCCCGAAACCACTATCAAAAAACAACTCCTTGATAATCAACTCTATTTTATGCCAAACCCAAGCACGCTGCACCAGAAGATTCTAAATCTTACTTCTACTTATCTAACCCTTTTTGTGAGTGAAAACGATTTGGGCGATGTCTATGTTGCGCCTGTGAGTGTGAAAATAGATGAAAATAATGCCTTAGAACCTGATATTATTTTTATTTCAATTTCTAAAAAAGCAAGCATTGGCATGCAAGCCATTACGGTAGCACCCGATTTGGTCGTGGAAGTAATTTCACCTGCCAACTACAAAAAATTAAGAGAAGAAAAAAAGGCGCGGTATGCCGACTTTGGCGTGCAGGAATATTGGGAAATTTATCCACAAAAAAAATACCTAAAAATAGAAACCTTAGTACAAGACCCACTTTCGCAAAGTAGCCACTACCAAATTTTTTCAGAAGCCGAACAAAATGGAATCGTGCGCTCAAAAGTGTTAGAAGGTTTTAGTTTGGATATAGAAAAAATTTTTAGATAA